A stretch of Mesorhizobium sp. M2A.F.Ca.ET.046.03.2.1 DNA encodes these proteins:
- a CDS encoding peptidase domain-containing ABC transporter has product MVSVPRNTEAQPVPIRADVKADRDGGIESAAKRIPGGPPAFDGIGPRLKAMLQVARYHGVELDPNEFRATSAASVPNASDLSQWAQNAGMWSRALRIRWSHLLRFEHTGPIVLLFNDGGAGLLIGASAEQNVVLLRSVDAPDDADAVPIDELRLLQVWSGEAILLRAARSYIAADAPFTFAWLVDLVRLESRPLRDIGIASFTLSILTILPPLIVMTVVNKVLQFSSVSTLVLLSAVIAVVFAYETLLGHARRLIINVVGARLDTKLNLHVFGRLLRLPLDYFERHPAGETMYHLAQIYRIREFLTGKLLSTFLDLITLCVLIPVIFYINATLAWMVLACAVVIMAIIFAFLAPLRRRYQSVVDAETWKAAALGETVVGIKTVKALGLEPQRKALWDERVADAGKARLAFGQLANWPQTLVTPIERVMVLGTMLIGAYLAMSDGSGYMVGSLFAFMMIAQRVAQPLVGLARLVEDYEEVGAAIGETASVLNRPLESSSNSAGLRPKLVGEIKFNDLTFSYIGTKTPALDRVNFDVPAGTMFGIVGRSGSGKSTIARLLQGINRDYSGFLKLDGVDLKEINLRHLRQGLGVVLQDNFLFRGSIRDNIIAGRPGLTLSDAMRAAQLAGAAEFIERMPNGYDTYIEEGSPNLSGGQKQRLAIARALIHDPTILILDEATSALDPESEAVVSSNLMRIASGRTMIIVSHRLASLTECDQILVMDQGKVLDVAPHATLLERCALYRQLWLQQNRHLDGRHGRLAAVPPRLA; this is encoded by the coding sequence ATGGTAAGCGTGCCTCGAAACACCGAAGCCCAGCCGGTCCCGATCCGTGCGGACGTGAAAGCGGACAGGGACGGCGGGATTGAGAGCGCGGCGAAGCGGATCCCCGGCGGGCCCCCCGCGTTTGACGGCATCGGGCCGCGCCTCAAGGCAATGCTGCAGGTCGCCCGCTATCACGGCGTCGAGCTTGACCCGAACGAATTCAGGGCGACAAGCGCGGCCTCGGTTCCAAACGCCTCCGATCTCTCGCAATGGGCGCAGAACGCCGGAATGTGGTCGCGCGCGCTCCGCATACGCTGGTCACATCTCTTGCGCTTCGAGCACACTGGTCCGATCGTCCTGCTGTTCAATGATGGCGGAGCCGGTCTCCTCATCGGAGCGAGCGCCGAGCAAAATGTCGTTCTGCTCAGAAGCGTCGATGCGCCCGATGACGCGGACGCCGTGCCGATCGACGAGCTCCGCCTGCTGCAGGTATGGTCGGGCGAGGCGATCCTGTTGCGGGCGGCGCGCTCCTACATTGCGGCGGACGCGCCATTCACCTTCGCCTGGCTGGTCGATCTGGTGCGACTCGAGAGCCGGCCGCTGCGCGACATCGGCATCGCCTCGTTCACGCTGAGCATCCTCACCATTCTGCCGCCCCTCATCGTCATGACGGTGGTCAACAAGGTGCTGCAGTTCAGCAGTGTCTCGACCCTAGTCCTCCTCTCCGCGGTCATCGCCGTCGTCTTCGCCTACGAGACGCTGCTCGGCCATGCGCGACGATTGATCATCAACGTCGTCGGCGCCCGCCTGGACACCAAGCTCAATCTGCATGTCTTCGGCAGGCTGCTGCGTCTGCCGCTCGACTATTTCGAGCGTCACCCGGCGGGTGAGACGATGTACCACCTCGCGCAGATCTATCGCATCCGCGAGTTCCTGACCGGAAAGCTGCTCAGCACGTTCCTGGACCTGATCACGCTCTGCGTCCTGATCCCGGTGATATTCTACATCAACGCGACGCTCGCGTGGATGGTGCTCGCCTGCGCGGTCGTGATCATGGCGATCATCTTCGCCTTCCTTGCGCCATTGCGCCGACGCTACCAGAGCGTGGTCGACGCCGAGACCTGGAAGGCAGCCGCGCTCGGCGAAACCGTCGTCGGCATCAAGACCGTCAAGGCGCTCGGTCTCGAGCCGCAGCGCAAGGCGCTATGGGACGAACGCGTGGCCGACGCAGGCAAGGCGCGTCTCGCCTTCGGGCAACTGGCGAACTGGCCGCAGACCCTGGTCACGCCGATCGAACGTGTCATGGTCCTCGGCACTATGCTGATCGGCGCCTATCTCGCGATGAGCGATGGGTCGGGCTATATGGTCGGCAGCCTGTTCGCCTTCATGATGATCGCACAGCGCGTCGCCCAGCCGCTGGTCGGCCTGGCGCGGCTGGTCGAGGACTATGAGGAGGTGGGCGCGGCAATCGGCGAAACCGCTTCGGTCCTCAACCGCCCCTTGGAAAGCAGTTCCAATTCCGCCGGTTTGCGGCCAAAGCTGGTCGGCGAGATCAAATTCAACGATCTGACCTTCAGCTATATCGGCACCAAGACACCGGCGCTCGACCGTGTCAACTTCGACGTTCCGGCCGGCACGATGTTCGGCATTGTCGGCCGCAGCGGTTCGGGCAAATCGACGATTGCCCGGCTGTTGCAGGGGATCAATCGCGACTACAGCGGCTTCCTCAAGCTCGATGGGGTCGACCTCAAGGAAATCAATCTTCGTCACCTTCGCCAGGGACTGGGCGTCGTCCTCCAGGACAATTTTCTGTTCCGCGGCTCGATCCGGGACAACATCATTGCCGGCCGTCCCGGCCTGACGCTGTCCGACGCCATGCGTGCCGCTCAACTGGCGGGCGCCGCCGAGTTCATCGAACGCATGCCGAACGGCTACGACACCTATATCGAGGAAGGCTCCCCCAACCTCTCCGGCGGCCAGAAGCAGCGGCTGGCAATCGCCCGCGCGCTGATCCATGATCCGACCATCCTGATCCTCGACGAGGCGACGAGCGCGCTCGATCCGGAGAGCGAGGCCGTGGTCAGCTCTAATCTCATGCGAATCGCCAGCGGGCGCACGATGATCATCGTTTCCCATCGGCTCGCCTCGCTGACCGAATGCGACCAGATCCTGGTCATGGACCAGGGCAAGGTGCTCGACGTCGCGCCGCACGCGACACTGCTCGAACGATGCGCACTCTACCGCCAGCTTTGGCTGCAGCAAAACCGACATCTTGACGGTCGGCACGGCCGCTTGGCGGCCGTTCCGCCCAGGCTTGCTTAG
- a CDS encoding glycosyltransferase family 25 protein, translating to MIVKNEAKVILQCLASALPLVDYVLIVDTGSTDGTQDLIRGFLAQNNVQGAVIDEPWRDFAYNRSFALERLREVQTVDYAMIIDADDTLILDRDFEPAVFKSRMEHDLYDVEVSHGNISFYRPQICRNRLPFSFKGVLHEYLEAPPGPITRQNAEGFRIATGRGGARSQNPRKYQDDAAVLENVLATETDPFLISRYTFYLAQSYRDFGEREKALEQYLKRAELGFWNEEVYVSLLEAGNLMAALGKPFEEVVAVYERATQTVPARAEALHAASLYCRSQGRNAQGQEFARRGLDLTEPTGLFVQPWVYDYGLLDEFSINAYWAGAYRESLDACLKLLASDKLPPDMLKRVVANARFATEKLEVREPSVLGRLGAESLVEQHALIAQRSLRSRLEVVPRVLVAILAKQKEPALPLYLACIESLDYPRESIVLYIRTNNNTDKTEQILREWLERVGHLYAAVELDTSDVNDRVEQFREHEWNETRFKVLGRIRNISLRKTLEHNCDFYFVVDVDNFVRPATLRELVALDLPIVAPLLRSISPGQYYSNYHAEVDANGYYQHCDQYGWVLNRHVRGVIEMPLVHCTYLVRADVLTELTYDDGTSRYEYVVFADSARRAGIVQYIDNRQVYGYITFGDHEYHVSGGIERARELLRDAGDVPQLLGATASAPAPLLARPELPDSLKIHLINLDRSVDRWNRYQSHNWHLMHNTARISAVDGTSLDRAALMEEGLITGDCRYPPGTLGCALSHIDLWKRAVSENRTITVFEDDVRASFRFIEESAEIMSRAPTGWDMIQWGYIIDPSFLWLDFGLSKAKLEFYDRRYTNRTALFQSDKFPRSLIRIEHSFGLQAYTITPRGARILLEKCLPLRHRLIPFPGTDVIIEDTGIDCAMCAAYGSMQGYICMPPLVIVDDEQLSDRVATDKK from the coding sequence ATGATCGTCAAGAACGAGGCGAAGGTTATCCTGCAATGCCTCGCCAGCGCCCTGCCTCTTGTCGATTATGTGCTCATCGTGGACACGGGTTCTACCGATGGCACGCAAGACCTCATCCGAGGCTTTCTCGCGCAGAACAATGTCCAGGGAGCCGTCATCGACGAGCCATGGCGGGACTTTGCATACAATCGCAGCTTCGCTCTCGAGCGGCTGCGCGAAGTCCAGACCGTCGACTATGCAATGATCATCGATGCCGACGATACGCTGATCCTGGATCGTGACTTCGAGCCAGCCGTGTTCAAGTCGCGGATGGAACACGATCTCTACGATGTCGAAGTATCCCATGGAAATATCTCGTTCTATCGCCCGCAGATCTGCCGCAACCGCCTACCCTTTTCCTTCAAGGGCGTGCTGCACGAATATCTGGAGGCTCCGCCTGGCCCCATCACACGGCAGAACGCCGAGGGATTTCGCATTGCCACGGGACGTGGGGGAGCGCGCAGCCAAAACCCACGAAAATACCAGGACGACGCGGCGGTGCTGGAGAACGTGCTCGCAACCGAGACCGATCCGTTCCTGATATCGCGCTACACCTTCTATCTCGCGCAAAGCTATCGCGATTTCGGTGAACGCGAGAAGGCGCTGGAACAGTATCTGAAGCGAGCAGAGCTGGGTTTCTGGAACGAGGAGGTCTATGTGAGCCTGCTCGAGGCGGGGAATCTGATGGCCGCGCTCGGCAAGCCCTTCGAAGAGGTCGTCGCGGTCTATGAGCGTGCGACCCAGACAGTGCCGGCACGCGCAGAGGCGCTGCACGCGGCAAGCCTCTATTGCCGCAGCCAGGGCCGGAACGCGCAAGGACAGGAATTCGCGCGTCGCGGCCTGGACCTCACGGAGCCGACCGGTCTCTTCGTCCAGCCCTGGGTCTATGACTACGGGCTGCTCGACGAGTTTTCGATCAACGCGTATTGGGCGGGCGCATATCGCGAGTCGCTCGACGCGTGCCTGAAGCTGCTTGCCTCCGACAAATTGCCGCCGGACATGCTAAAGCGGGTGGTGGCCAATGCGCGTTTCGCGACCGAGAAGCTCGAGGTCCGCGAGCCATCGGTATTGGGAAGACTTGGCGCGGAAAGCCTGGTCGAGCAGCACGCGCTGATTGCGCAGCGATCGTTGCGTTCGCGGCTGGAGGTCGTGCCGCGTGTCCTGGTCGCGATACTGGCCAAACAGAAAGAGCCAGCGCTGCCGCTTTACCTGGCGTGCATCGAGTCGCTCGACTACCCGAGAGAATCGATCGTCCTCTACATCCGCACCAACAACAACACCGACAAGACCGAGCAGATCCTGCGCGAGTGGCTGGAGCGCGTCGGCCACCTTTATGCGGCGGTCGAGCTCGACACTTCGGACGTCAATGACCGGGTCGAGCAGTTTCGCGAGCACGAATGGAACGAGACACGCTTCAAGGTGCTTGGCCGAATCCGCAACATCAGCCTGCGGAAAACTCTCGAGCACAATTGCGACTTCTATTTCGTCGTCGACGTCGACAATTTCGTGCGGCCGGCGACGCTGCGGGAGCTTGTTGCGCTGGACCTGCCGATCGTCGCGCCCCTGCTGCGCTCCATCTCGCCAGGCCAATATTATTCGAACTATCACGCCGAGGTCGATGCGAACGGATATTATCAACACTGCGACCAATATGGCTGGGTGCTCAACCGCCATGTACGCGGCGTTATCGAGATGCCGCTCGTGCACTGCACCTATCTTGTACGTGCCGATGTGCTGACCGAACTTACCTATGACGACGGCACATCGCGCTACGAATATGTCGTATTCGCCGACAGTGCCAGGAGGGCCGGCATCGTCCAGTACATCGATAACCGGCAGGTCTACGGCTACATTACTTTCGGCGATCACGAATACCATGTCAGCGGCGGGATCGAACGGGCAAGAGAGCTTTTGCGCGACGCGGGCGACGTGCCGCAATTGCTTGGCGCAACGGCCTCGGCGCCTGCTCCGTTGTTGGCGAGGCCCGAGTTGCCGGACTCGCTGAAGATCCATCTGATCAACCTTGACCGCAGCGTCGATCGCTGGAACCGGTATCAAAGTCACAATTGGCATCTGATGCACAATACGGCTCGCATATCGGCCGTTGACGGCACCTCCCTGGACAGGGCCGCGCTCATGGAGGAAGGCCTTATCACCGGTGATTGTCGGTACCCCCCGGGGACGCTGGGATGCGCTTTGTCGCACATCGATCTGTGGAAGCGTGCGGTATCGGAGAACAGGACGATAACGGTCTTTGAGGACGACGTCCGAGCATCGTTTCGATTTATCGAGGAATCCGCAGAGATCATGTCCCGGGCGCCGACCGGTTGGGACATGATACAGTGGGGCTATATCATCGATCCGTCTTTTCTCTGGTTGGACTTTGGTCTTTCGAAAGCCAAGCTGGAGTTCTACGATCGTCGCTACACCAACAGAACAGCGCTGTTTCAGTCCGACAAATTCCCCAGATCGCTCATCCGGATAGAGCATTCGTTTGGGCTGCAAGCCTACACGATCACGCCAAGAGGCGCGCGCATTCTCCTGGAAAAGTGCCTGCCGCTGCGACACCGCCTCATCCCATTTCCTGGGACGGACGTAATCATCGAGGATACTGGCATCGACTGCGCGATGTGCGCCGCATATGGGTCGATGCAGGGCTACATCTGCATGCCGCCGCTGGTGATCGTGGACGACGAGCAACTTTCCGATCGAGTAGCGACGGACAAGAAGTGA
- a CDS encoding FkbM family methyltransferase, giving the protein MIGNLAGQLFTSHGTIVFVDPSSGEVRHGTFEHSPQNTLLVQQGALARLKFTEAGIDKEIVYLRDYSAIVGSKKFDSPDVLNILPGTLTPKIFRGREFGLEKGGKFLCAEPDGRITLSRPACETWELFHLREDAKESSGTITSHRIDGKIISFFITNRVDYIQSSLIRGDFYERDELELIKRLAPPGRAFVDIGANIGNHSIFVSKFCSPSEIIIFEPNPNAIDILKINLSLNACSNVNIDYLGVALSSEPKIANVFYPISNNMGQAQMLEADHGVIKCLPGDLFLRQKPVGFIKIDVEGAEFDVLKGIQGTIELWRPGILIEVWPERHQDLSSWCDAFGYAVRETFPLDNNFFVAPVEG; this is encoded by the coding sequence GTGATCGGCAATCTGGCTGGCCAACTCTTTACATCGCACGGAACGATCGTGTTCGTCGATCCGTCATCCGGAGAGGTCCGGCACGGAACGTTTGAACACAGTCCACAAAATACCCTGTTAGTTCAACAGGGTGCGCTGGCTCGCCTGAAGTTCACTGAAGCCGGCATCGACAAGGAAATAGTATATCTTCGCGATTATTCGGCCATTGTTGGCTCAAAGAAGTTTGATAGTCCCGATGTGCTTAACATACTCCCGGGCACTCTGACACCAAAAATTTTTCGAGGGCGGGAATTTGGACTTGAGAAGGGCGGTAAATTTCTGTGTGCGGAGCCCGATGGCCGAATTACGCTATCAAGACCCGCGTGTGAGACTTGGGAATTGTTTCACCTTCGCGAGGATGCTAAAGAATCAAGTGGAACTATAACAAGCCATCGGATTGATGGAAAAATCATCAGCTTTTTCATCACGAATAGAGTGGATTACATACAATCATCCCTTATAAGGGGCGACTTCTACGAGCGAGACGAACTTGAATTGATCAAACGCCTTGCGCCGCCCGGAAGGGCGTTTGTGGACATTGGTGCAAATATAGGAAATCATTCCATATTTGTATCGAAATTTTGCAGCCCATCTGAGATAATAATATTTGAGCCAAATCCAAATGCTATAGATATACTTAAAATAAATCTTTCGTTGAATGCTTGCTCGAATGTAAATATTGACTACCTCGGCGTGGCTCTGAGTTCGGAACCGAAAATTGCGAACGTATTTTATCCCATTTCAAATAACATGGGCCAAGCGCAAATGCTTGAGGCCGATCACGGAGTGATCAAGTGCTTGCCTGGTGACCTTTTCCTGCGTCAGAAACCTGTAGGCTTCATTAAGATCGACGTGGAAGGCGCGGAATTCGATGTGCTCAAGGGAATTCAAGGAACGATCGAGCTATGGCGTCCCGGCATACTTATCGAAGTATGGCCGGAGCGTCACCAAGACCTCTCCTCTTGGTGTGATGCCTTTGGCTACGCGGTCCGGGAGACATTTCCGTTGGACAACAATTTTTTTGTAGCACCTGTCGAGGGATAA
- a CDS encoding winged helix-turn-helix domain-containing tetratricopeptide repeat protein, producing the protein MIVRREVHRFGSFHLDPQVGILFYGDEPTMLGRRAVALLRLLIQNAGQPVSKDALIEAGWGGSAVADNNLTVQIAALRRTLADAANGANWIETLPRRGYRYVGPAVATNGPDTSVVTGATLGPSLPEKPSVAVLPFSNLSGDPQQEYFADGMVDDIITGLARIKWLFVIARNSTISYKGRAVDVKQIGRELGVRYVLEGSVRKAGRSVRVTAQMIDASTGAHVWAERYDRSSDDIFALQDEIALAAVGAIAPSVRKAEIERVRRKRPDSLDAYDLVLQAQPNVDSGMPEQVTRALALLERAITLEPTYALAHGNAAMCHHCLFLRAGLQEINRASSISYARSAIVHGQDDALALTWAGFSIGMDAHDRAAAFAALEAALAISPSSALSYILGSVILGWSGEAERAIEWSKQGLRLSPFDSWAWATFDAQAMSHLLRGRFEEACRAAYKSVQANPAHSITYVQLAAALAKLGRLDEAKAAAARVIELQPGFRYSRQFAGVNCAPALAEALGTALRAAGLPE; encoded by the coding sequence ATGATAGTCAGGCGTGAGGTCCACCGCTTTGGGTCTTTTCACCTCGATCCGCAGGTGGGCATTCTCTTTTACGGAGATGAGCCGACCATGCTTGGGCGGCGCGCCGTCGCGCTGCTGCGACTGCTGATCCAGAACGCTGGCCAACCCGTCTCCAAAGACGCGCTGATCGAGGCCGGCTGGGGCGGATCGGCGGTTGCCGATAACAATCTGACGGTTCAGATCGCAGCCTTGCGCCGGACATTGGCTGACGCGGCGAATGGAGCAAATTGGATCGAAACATTGCCGCGCCGTGGCTATCGCTATGTCGGACCCGCCGTAGCCACCAACGGTCCCGATACCTCGGTCGTCACCGGCGCCACGTTGGGACCGAGCTTGCCTGAGAAGCCGTCCGTCGCGGTCCTACCGTTCTCGAATTTGAGCGGCGACCCCCAACAGGAGTATTTTGCCGATGGGATGGTGGACGACATCATCACGGGCCTGGCACGGATCAAATGGCTGTTCGTCATCGCCCGAAACTCGACCATTTCGTACAAGGGTCGCGCCGTCGACGTGAAGCAGATTGGCCGCGAGCTGGGCGTTCGCTATGTGCTCGAAGGCAGTGTGCGCAAGGCCGGCCGTAGCGTGCGGGTTACGGCGCAGATGATCGATGCCTCGACCGGCGCCCATGTCTGGGCCGAGCGCTATGATCGCAGCTCCGACGACATCTTCGCGCTCCAAGACGAGATCGCGCTGGCAGCAGTGGGCGCGATTGCCCCAAGCGTGCGGAAGGCCGAGATCGAACGTGTCAGGCGCAAACGGCCCGATAGCCTCGATGCCTACGATCTCGTGCTGCAGGCCCAGCCCAATGTCGATTCAGGCATGCCGGAACAAGTGACCAGAGCGTTGGCACTTCTCGAGCGCGCGATCACACTCGAGCCAACCTATGCGCTGGCGCATGGCAACGCCGCGATGTGCCATCACTGTCTGTTTCTTCGCGCCGGCCTGCAGGAGATTAACCGCGCATCTTCGATCAGCTACGCGCGGTCGGCCATCGTCCACGGACAGGATGATGCTCTCGCCCTGACCTGGGCTGGCTTTTCGATCGGAATGGATGCGCATGATCGCGCCGCAGCGTTCGCTGCCTTGGAAGCCGCCCTCGCTATCAGCCCGTCATCAGCCCTGAGCTACATCCTTGGCAGCGTCATTCTCGGGTGGAGCGGCGAAGCGGAGCGAGCGATAGAATGGAGCAAGCAGGGTTTGCGGCTGAGCCCATTCGATTCGTGGGCCTGGGCCACTTTTGACGCACAGGCAATGAGCCATTTGTTGCGCGGCCGTTTCGAAGAGGCTTGCCGTGCTGCCTACAAGTCCGTCCAGGCCAATCCGGCACATAGCATCACCTATGTGCAATTGGCGGCCGCGCTGGCCAAGCTTGGCCGGTTGGACGAAGCAAAGGCAGCCGCCGCTCGCGTTATCGAGCTTCAGCCGGGCTTTCGCTACAGCCGCCAGTTTGCCGGCGTGAATTGCGCGCCCGCGCTCGCGGAGGCTCTTGGCACCGCGCTACGGGCAGCCGGATTGCCGGAGTAG
- a CDS encoding cupin domain-containing protein: protein MSADAVIRMPDEKKGVMLRGHPMAFLVTDENTRHTSMFDWTIPPEFATGRHVHRVQEETFYLLEGECEWHVGDRTIHATPGTFLFIPPGVPHNITNVSEKPARVLMTVSPPGHEHYFEKLAELTAHGAPDPKALADLRNRYDTDQLSTLTTRS, encoded by the coding sequence ATGAGCGCTGATGCCGTCATCCGCATGCCCGACGAGAAGAAGGGCGTCATGTTGCGTGGCCACCCGATGGCTTTCCTCGTCACCGACGAAAATACCAGGCATACGAGCATGTTCGACTGGACGATCCCGCCGGAGTTCGCCACCGGGCGACATGTTCACCGGGTGCAGGAGGAGACCTTCTACCTACTCGAAGGCGAGTGTGAATGGCACGTCGGCGACAGGACGATCCATGCAACGCCGGGAACCTTCCTGTTCATCCCGCCAGGGGTGCCGCACAACATCACCAATGTCAGCGAGAAGCCTGCGCGCGTGCTGATGACCGTCTCTCCGCCCGGCCACGAGCATTATTTCGAAAAACTGGCCGAGCTGACGGCGCATGGGGCGCCCGATCCAAAAGCACTCGCCGATCTGCGAAACCGCTACGATACAGACCAACTGTCGACGCTGACGACGCGCTCGTGA
- a CDS encoding GGDEF domain-containing protein has protein sequence MHLCEPNAAEKPQWLTERQQILRGVVDTLALALANLRLRETLRQQSIRDPNTGLFNRRYLEETSSRELRRMERSSQPLAVIMLDVDHFKQFNDTFGHEAGDLVLKQVAATLIEHARDTDVVSRYGGEEFALVMPGCSLKEGAKRAETLRQAIKQLHLAHRGRTLGTVTASSASPPIPSMARAGPSSPMPPTMRNMMPRPRGEIGSWSPGPPRRASAPQSSLFHRRNRKQRDAMPAAVTTGESRLNGLPARHLLPFARPRRGREGDRRLTLTRGGH, from the coding sequence ATGCATCTGTGCGAACCGAATGCCGCCGAGAAGCCGCAATGGCTGACCGAACGGCAGCAGATCCTGCGCGGCGTCGTTGACACGCTGGCGCTGGCGCTGGCCAATCTGCGCCTGCGCGAAACGCTCAGGCAGCAATCGATCCGCGATCCGAACACTGGCCTGTTCAACCGGCGTTATCTCGAGGAAACCAGCAGCCGGGAATTGAGGCGCATGGAGCGCTCGAGCCAGCCGCTGGCAGTCATCATGCTCGATGTCGACCACTTCAAACAGTTCAACGATACTTTCGGGCACGAGGCTGGCGACCTCGTGCTGAAGCAGGTTGCCGCGACGCTGATCGAGCATGCGCGCGACACCGATGTCGTGTCGCGCTATGGCGGCGAGGAATTCGCGCTCGTGATGCCGGGCTGCTCGCTCAAGGAGGGAGCCAAGCGCGCCGAAACGCTGCGCCAGGCGATCAAGCAGCTGCATCTGGCGCATCGCGGCCGCACGCTTGGCACTGTGACGGCCTCTTCGGCGTCGCCGCCTATCCCGAGCATGGCTCGGGCTGGGCCGAGCTCACCAATGCCGCCGACCATGCGCAATATGATGCCAAGGCCGAGGGGCGAGATCGGGTCGTGGTCGCCAGGGCCACCCCGCCGGGCGAGCGCGCCGCAATCAAGCTTGTTCCATCGAAGAAATCGGAAGCAACGTGACGCCATGCCGGCCGCGGTCACCACTGGCGAAAGCCGTCTGAACGGCTTGCCGGCGCGTCACTTGTTGCCCTTTGCGCGCCCTCGACGTGGAAGGGAGGGAGATCGGCGTTTAACCTTGACGCGAGGAGGCCATTGA
- a CDS encoding HAMP domain-containing protein translates to MRIKSLIIISMVSAAALIGLVGAVAVVTQVTAAKYLGLTEATNVARELADTIVFTPSDGSPSLLDRPDALKEYLEQQHRRARRDFIIVDRSKRIVAHAADEEHKTGETFDHDPGNEVGLTLQDGVPRRFVDPREGNAILAVPIEQNEDTIVGAVLLEYDPVLTAAEQRTNGLLWLVGLSTAVAMLIAAGFAWVLLSRFGSGLKDMMRGMQALAKGEAMTRIGDGRNDEFGELADGFNTMADQLAAARAHIEDIVEAAAEGIAVLDAEGRIARGAIR, encoded by the coding sequence ATGCGCATTAAAAGCCTGATTATCATCAGCATGGTGAGCGCGGCCGCACTCATCGGATTGGTTGGCGCGGTCGCCGTTGTCACGCAGGTGACGGCGGCCAAATATCTGGGGCTGACGGAAGCGACCAATGTCGCGCGTGAGCTGGCCGACACCATCGTTTTCACACCCTCCGACGGCTCGCCCTCGCTGCTCGATCGACCCGATGCATTGAAGGAATACCTCGAGCAGCAACATCGCCGCGCGCGCCGCGATTTTATTATCGTCGACCGCAGCAAGCGGATTGTCGCCCATGCCGCTGACGAGGAGCATAAGACCGGCGAGACATTCGATCACGATCCAGGCAACGAGGTGGGCCTCACGCTGCAAGACGGTGTTCCGCGCCGGTTCGTCGATCCGAGGGAAGGGAACGCCATTCTTGCCGTTCCGATCGAACAGAACGAGGACACGATCGTCGGCGCCGTGCTTCTGGAATATGACCCGGTGCTGACCGCCGCCGAGCAGCGGACCAATGGTCTGCTCTGGCTCGTCGGCCTCAGCACCGCCGTCGCCATGCTGATCGCCGCGGGTTTTGCCTGGGTTCTTCTCAGCCGTTTCGGTTCAGGACTTAAGGATATGATGCGCGGTATGCAGGCGCTGGCGAAGGGCGAAGCCATGACGCGCATAGGCGATGGGCGCAACGATGAGTTCGGGGAGTTGGCAGATGGCTTCAACACGATGGCCGACCAACTCGCGGCGGCGCGGGCGCATATCGAAGACATTGTCGAGGCAGCTGCCGAAGGCATCGCGGTGCTCGATGCCGAGGGCCGCATCGCCAGGGGCGCAATTCGCTGA
- a CDS encoding DSD1 family PLP-dependent enzyme, with protein sequence MRHRQAERRAHPDGQCAQKPAEAEVLAWGGVSDILVSNEVVSSRKLARLAALTNMSKISICADSAIVVDQIEAVAESSATRLTVLVEIDVSGGRCGVEPGEPATALSVRIARSRHLVFGGLQSYQGRAQHLRTEQERRDAIGQAAARTADTVAAIRRQKLECAIIGGAGTGTFAHEAASGVYNELQAGSYAFMDADYARNRPAPDFEQSLFVLSTVMSAARPGIAVLDCGHKGIAIDSGLPLVHARQDIDYAGASDEHGSLILRSDPGSLAIGETLRLVPGHCDPTVDRYDWYVGMSGKRVECVFPVAARGMMQ encoded by the coding sequence ATCCGCCATCGCCAGGCAGAGCGGCGGGCACATCCGGACGGCCAGTGCGCGCAAAAACCAGCGGAGGCCGAGGTTCTTGCCTGGGGCGGGGTCAGCGACATCCTCGTTTCCAACGAGGTCGTTTCCTCCCGCAAGCTGGCGCGTCTGGCCGCGTTGACCAACATGTCGAAGATTTCGATTTGTGCCGATAGCGCGATCGTGGTCGACCAGATCGAAGCAGTTGCCGAATCCTCTGCCACGCGGTTGACCGTGCTGGTCGAGATCGACGTCAGCGGCGGCCGTTGCGGTGTGGAGCCCGGCGAACCGGCCACGGCGCTGTCGGTACGCATAGCGAGAAGCCGCCATCTGGTGTTCGGCGGCCTGCAATCCTATCAAGGGCGCGCCCAGCACCTGCGCACCGAACAGGAGCGACGCGACGCAATCGGCCAGGCTGCCGCGCGAACGGCGGATACTGTCGCCGCGATCAGGCGGCAAAAGCTGGAATGCGCTATCATAGGCGGCGCAGGCACGGGTACCTTTGCCCACGAGGCAGCCAGCGGCGTCTACAACGAGTTGCAGGCTGGGTCCTATGCGTTCATGGATGCCGACTATGCACGAAATCGCCCCGCTCCCGATTTCGAACAATCGCTGTTCGTGTTGAGCACCGTCATGAGTGCTGCCCGTCCCGGCATCGCGGTTCTGGATTGCGGCCACAAGGGAATTGCCATCGACAGCGGGCTTCCTCTCGTTCACGCCAGACAGGATATCGACTATGCCGGCGCATCGGATGAGCACGGTTCGCTCATCCTGCGTTCGGATCCCGGAAGCCTTGCCATCGGAGAAACGCTACGCCTCGTTCCCGGCCATTGCGATCCAACGGTCGACCGCTATGACTGGTATGTCGGCATGAGCGGCAAACGGGTCGAATGCGTCTTTCCTGTAGCGGCGCGCGGAATGATGCAATGA